The genomic segment TACATCACCGGCACCAACGTGACGATCGATGGCGGAATCTCCGCGCGCGGCTCAATCATATAAGGGCTGGGCGTTCATCATGAGAGATTTTGAAAAGAAGAACGCGTACTTCGATGGGTTGCTTGCCGATCCTCAACTGAAGTGGCTTGGTCAGAATACCAACCATGTTCCTATGCATCCAGCCGTGCGCAAGGCGATGATCGAAGCGGTGGAAACCGAGAGCTTTCACGCCTATGCGCCTCCGGCCGGCTTGGAAGCGCTCCGCAAAGCCGTGGTGGCCGACCTTGGCCTGGGTGGTGACGCGTCGGCGTTGATCACTGACGGTGCCGTTGGCGGTTTGTTTCTCGTCTGTCGCGCGTTTTGCAAACCAGGAACGAACTTCGTGACCACCGATCCCGGCTGGAAGTGGCCGATGCAATTTGCCAGGCAAGCGGGCGCTGAGGTGCGCGAGATCCCAATCTATAGCGCTGAGAATGCCTATCGGCTAACCCCGGCGATGCTCGAAGACGCTGTCGATGAAAAGACGTCGATCATCTACATCGTCGACCCCAACAACCCACTGGGCATCTGCTATACCGAAGGGGAGATCGAGGCTTTCTGCGCAATCGCGCGCAAGGTTGGCGCAATTTTTCTGCACGACTGCACATACCGCGACTTCGCTTATTCCCACACTCTCGCGGCCCGGTTCTATCCTGAGCGTAGCGTTACGAGCTATAGCTTCTCAAAATGGCTGGGGTTGGCCGGAATGCGGGTCGGCGCTTTGGTTTCCTCCTTGGATATTATTGAATTCCTCGCTGAACTGTCTCCGACCACGCTGGGGGGCAGCATGGTGGCGCAGCGTGGCGCACTTGCCGGCCTTGCAGTGAAGAATGAATGGATGGCGACAGTGCAGTCCATTCAGCGCCGTAATCAGCAAGCAATCGCGGATACGGTAGCGGGTATAGACGGTTTATCCCTACCGGTTTATCCCTCGAACGGAAATTTTCTGGTTATCGAATGCGCCGATCTGGGCATCGCTCCCGAAGCGCTGGTTCATGCCTACCAACAGCGTGGAATCATGATCCGGCAGGGGCGCTATCACACACCGCGTTTTGGCGACCGATTCATCAAGGTTAGCACCACGGTGCCGGAATCTTGGATCGAGGAATTCTGCGCGCTCTTGCCGGAGATGATAGAGACCGCGCGCGGTGTCAACGCTACCGATCAGCTTTTCTGATATCCGTGTCACACCTGTGAGGAGCCGTCATGAGTGCCGCCGTAACAGACGATCAGGTCAAGCTTTATTACGAAGAATCCGGCGAAGGCAGCGCCATTGTTTTTGTCCATGAATTCGGTGGCGACCATCGGAGTTGGGAGCCGCAGATGCGATTTTTCGCGCGGCGGCACCGCTGCGTCACCTTCGCCGCCCGTGGCTATCCACCCTCTGACGTGCCTGCCGATTTCACCGATTATTCGCAGAAACGGGCGGTCGATGACATCATCGCCGTGATGGATGCCGCAGCAATCGAGAAGGCACATGTCGTTGGTCTCTCGATGGGTGGCTTTTCGGCTCTTCATTTTGGGTTGGACCACCCGGATCGCGCGCACTCGATTGTTGTCGCGGGTGCTGGATATGGCGCCGAGAAGGAGTTTGAAGCCTATTTTCGCGACGTGTCGCTGGATGTAGCGCGGCAGTTCGAGGTGCAAGGAAGTAAGGAGTTTGCAAAGACCTATTCGCTTGGCGCTTCCCGCGTTCAGTTTCAAAACAAGGACCCGCGCGGCTGGCGGCAGTTTGCCGAGGAACTGGGGCAGCATTCGGCACTGGGCTCGGCGAACACCATGCGCGGCGTACAGGCGCGCAGACCTTCGATCTACGACCTGGAAGATAGGCTAAAGGTGATGACGGTTCCCACGCTTGTTATGGTCGGCGACGAGGACGACCACTGCCTTCAGCCGGGCATTTTTCTGAAGAAGACCGTACCGAGCAGCGGCCTGTTTATAGCGCCAAAAACCGGCCATACCCTCAATCTTGAGGAGCCGGAGCTTTTCAATCGAATGCTGTCGGAGTTCTTGGCGCAAGTGGAGGCGGGCCGGTGGGGTGTTCGCGACGCTCGGGCGCTCCCCTCAGAGATTATGAAAACCTCATGATGATTGTAGGTCCAGCCGCTTTTGTGGACGAGGCCCGCATTTGGCACCGTCTCGAACAGCTTGCAGAATTCGGTGCCACGCCCGGTGGCGGCGTCAATCGGCAGGCATTGTCCGAGCAGGATGCGCGCGCGCGCCTACAACTGGCGGCCTGGGCAAAAGATCTGGGGCTCAGCACAAGATCCGATCCGGCAGGAAATATTTTCCTTGTTCTGGAGGGGAGCGATCCCGACGCACTTCCAATCCTGACCGGCTCCCACATTGATAGCCAACCAACAGGTGGAAGGTTTGACGGTGCTTACGGCGTTGTGGCCGGCCTCGAAGCGGTGCAGGCCGTTCTGGAGGCAGGACAACAGCCCAGGCATACCATCGAAGTCGTTGCCTGGATGAACGAGGAAGGTTCACGTTTCGCGCCTGGAATGATGGGCTCCGCAGCCTTTGCCGGCGCGCGCGGCCTCAACGATATTCTGGCCGTTCAAGATGACAAGGGCATCTCCGTGAAGACTGCGCTGGGGTCGATGCCCGGGTTTCCCGAATATCCTTTAAGGCGATCAATTTTCGCCTACCTCGAAGCACATATAGAGCAGGGCCCGATCTTGGAACGGGAGGGACTGACGGTTGGCATCGTGACAGGGATCCAAGGCAAACACACCTACCGGGTGACCGTGGAGGGGGAGGAAGCTCATGCGGGCACGGCTCTTGAAGCTGAACGCAAGGATGCTTTGTTCGCCGCCATCGATCTGGTGCAGGAGCTCCGGCATGCGTTGCACGATCCAGAGGACCGCGTGCGGTTCACCATAGGCGCTTTCACTGTCCGACCGAATGCACCTTCAGTGGTGCCGAGTTCGGTGGTGTTCTCAATCGACCTAAGACATCCAGAACAAGAAGTGCTGGTGGCCTGCGGTGCGAAGATAGAAGAGCTCTGTCAGGAGCGACCGGGGCCTTGCCGCATCGTGCTGGAGGAACTGAGCCGGGCGGCTTCGCTCAGCTTCCCGCAAGCCATGCAAGATCGCATAAGCGCGGCCGCCGATGCTTTGGGTATCCCGTCGATGCGGTTGGCATCAAGCGCGGGACATGACGCCCGCTACCTTCACCAGATCGCCGAAACCGGCATGATTTTTGTGCCTTGCCGAGATGGCGTCAGCCACCGGGAGGATGAATGGGCTTCACCTGCGGCGCTTGCCGATGGCGCCAAGGTTTTGGCGGACGTCTTGTATGGCCTCGCCCTCGGTCATCCGGCCTGACTTGCCTTTGATGGCGTTGCGACTTCCGGGGGCAAAGTGGCGATGAAATCAGTCAAATTCTCACCAAGCAGATTGACATGATCTCGCATAGCACGGGCCGCACCGTCGGCATCTCCAGAGAGAATCGCGTTGATGACCAATTGGTGCTCATGGATTGTAGCCACCATGCGCCCTGGACGGTACGTCACATGCCGCCTGTAGGGGCCGACACGGTTGCGCAGTTGATTGGTTTGCTCCGCCAGGAATTCGCTCTCCGAAGCTTCATAGATCAACTCATGAAACTCGCGATTGATCTCGTAAAATGCTTCGGGCTCGTCGTTATCGAGGGCCACGATCAAACGGTCATGAATTTCCTGCAAACGCTTGCGTTGCGGACTCGTCATACGGCGAGTAGCGAGGCGGGCGCAAAGCCCCTCGAGTTCAGCCATGACTTCGAACATCTGAATCAGTTTTGGCAAGGTCAAAGATGCGACCGTGGGGGTGTGACGTGATCGCATATCCACCAAACCCGACGACGCGAGTTGCCGAAGAGCTTCGCGCACGGGGGTGCGGGAGACATTATGTCGAACCGCAAGCGTCTGTTCATCGAGTCGCACGCCCGGCGCCAACTCGCCAGATAGAATCTGTTGTTCAAGAATATGGCGGAGATCGTCCGCTCTTGTTGCCGATTTCGTTTTCATGCTCTGCCTTTTCCGCGCCACAAGATTACCGTACTGTCAAAATAGTATACACAATTACTGAAATTGTATGTAAAATAAAGTCAGTGCTGTTGATCTATTGGGGCGGTTCGTTCGCGACCCTTGTCGTTCATAACACGAGAAATGGGAGAATGCAGCCATTGACGCTTGCGGCGGAAAGGCAACCGGTCTTTCTAAAGGGTGGGACGATGGGAGAGTTGAGGTAATGACTAACTTGCCGGTCATAGACATGGAGCGGCTCGGGGCATGTTCAGGAGATCGAGGTTTACAGGACACAGCCGCTGCAATCCGCTCGGCCTGCCAGGACGCCGGGTTCTTCTATCTGGAGGGGCATGGAATTGACGCGGTATCGATCACCGCCGCCTTCGAAGCCAATCGAAAGTTTCATGCACAGCCATTGCCGATAAAGCAGCAGATCGCCTACAACCGATGGCATCGCGGGTATCTTGGGTTT from the Limibacillus halophilus genome contains:
- a CDS encoding pyridoxal phosphate-dependent aminotransferase, with amino-acid sequence MRDFEKKNAYFDGLLADPQLKWLGQNTNHVPMHPAVRKAMIEAVETESFHAYAPPAGLEALRKAVVADLGLGGDASALITDGAVGGLFLVCRAFCKPGTNFVTTDPGWKWPMQFARQAGAEVREIPIYSAENAYRLTPAMLEDAVDEKTSIIYIVDPNNPLGICYTEGEIEAFCAIARKVGAIFLHDCTYRDFAYSHTLAARFYPERSVTSYSFSKWLGLAGMRVGALVSSLDIIEFLAELSPTTLGGSMVAQRGALAGLAVKNEWMATVQSIQRRNQQAIADTVAGIDGLSLPVYPSNGNFLVIECADLGIAPEALVHAYQQRGIMIRQGRYHTPRFGDRFIKVSTTVPESWIEEFCALLPEMIETARGVNATDQLF
- a CDS encoding alpha/beta fold hydrolase; its protein translation is MSAAVTDDQVKLYYEESGEGSAIVFVHEFGGDHRSWEPQMRFFARRHRCVTFAARGYPPSDVPADFTDYSQKRAVDDIIAVMDAAAIEKAHVVGLSMGGFSALHFGLDHPDRAHSIVVAGAGYGAEKEFEAYFRDVSLDVARQFEVQGSKEFAKTYSLGASRVQFQNKDPRGWRQFAEELGQHSALGSANTMRGVQARRPSIYDLEDRLKVMTVPTLVMVGDEDDHCLQPGIFLKKTVPSSGLFIAPKTGHTLNLEEPELFNRMLSEFLAQVEAGRWGVRDARALPSEIMKTS
- a CDS encoding M20 family metallo-hydrolase translates to MMIVGPAAFVDEARIWHRLEQLAEFGATPGGGVNRQALSEQDARARLQLAAWAKDLGLSTRSDPAGNIFLVLEGSDPDALPILTGSHIDSQPTGGRFDGAYGVVAGLEAVQAVLEAGQQPRHTIEVVAWMNEEGSRFAPGMMGSAAFAGARGLNDILAVQDDKGISVKTALGSMPGFPEYPLRRSIFAYLEAHIEQGPILEREGLTVGIVTGIQGKHTYRVTVEGEEAHAGTALEAERKDALFAAIDLVQELRHALHDPEDRVRFTIGAFTVRPNAPSVVPSSVVFSIDLRHPEQEVLVACGAKIEELCQERPGPCRIVLEELSRAASLSFPQAMQDRISAAADALGIPSMRLASSAGHDARYLHQIAETGMIFVPCRDGVSHREDEWASPAALADGAKVLADVLYGLALGHPA
- a CDS encoding GntR family transcriptional regulator, yielding MKTKSATRADDLRHILEQQILSGELAPGVRLDEQTLAVRHNVSRTPVREALRQLASSGLVDMRSRHTPTVASLTLPKLIQMFEVMAELEGLCARLATRRMTSPQRKRLQEIHDRLIVALDNDEPEAFYEINREFHELIYEASESEFLAEQTNQLRNRVGPYRRHVTYRPGRMVATIHEHQLVINAILSGDADGAARAMRDHVNLLGENLTDFIATLPPEVATPSKASQAG